The DNA region GCGCCTCCACGGCCGTACGCACCACGTTGTTGTACGGCTGCTGCGCGGTGAGCGAGACGCCCGCCGTCTGCGTGTGGAAGCGCAGCCACTGCGCCTTCTCGGACCGCGCCCCGTACACGTCCCGCATCCACCGCGCCCAGATCCGCCGCGCGGCCCGGAACTTGGCGATCTCCTCGAAGAAGTCGACGTGCGCGTCGAAGAAGAAGGACAGCCCCGGCGCGAAGACGTCGACGTCGAGCCCGCGCGACAGCCCCAGCTCCACGTACCCGAACCCGTCCGCCAGCGTGTAGGCCAGTTCCTGCGCGGCCGTGGAGCCGGCCTCACGGATGTGGTAGCCGGAGACGGACAGCGGCTTGTACGCGGGGATCCTCGCCGCGCAGTGCTCCATCAGGTCGCCGATGAGGCGCAGATGCGGCTCGGGCTGGAAGAGCCACTCCTTCTGCGCGATGTACTCCTTGAAGATGTCGGTCTGGAGCGTGCCGTTGAGCACCCCCGGGTCCACGCCCTGCCGCTCGGCGGCCACCAGGTACATGCAGAAGACCGGGACGGCCGGCCCGCTGATCGTCATCGACGTCGTCACGTCGCCCAGCGGGATGTCCTTGAACAGGACCTCCATGTCGGCCGCGGAGTCGATCGCGACCCCGCAGTGACCGACTTCCCCGAGCGAGCGCGGATCGTCGGAGTCGCGCCCCATGAGCGTGGGCATGTCGAAGGCCACGGAGAGCCCGCCCCCGCCGTTGGCGAGGATCTTCTTGTACCGCTCGTTGGTCTGCTCGGCGTTCCCGAACCCGGCGAACTGCCGGATGGTCCACGTCCGCCCCCGGTAGCCGGTCGCGTAGAGCCCTCGCGTGAAGGGGTACTCCCCGGGCCAGCCGATCCGCTCGAACCCGTCGTAGTCGCCCCCGGGCCGAGGCCCGTACACGGGCTCCACCGCGTCACCGGAAAGCGTGGTGAAGTCGGCCTCCCGCTTGTGCGAGGCGTCGTACCGGGCCTGCCAGCGACGGCGGCCCTCCTCGATGGCGTCAGCGTCCATACCATCAAAGTTACTAGGACGTCCTAGTAATGGTCGATGGCAAACCGCCACAGATCACACCCGTGGCGGTGAGGGCGGGGCGAGGGCCGGAGCGGTGATGGCACCCGGCCCGTCAGTCCGTCACGCCTTGGCGACCGCGCCCGCGTCCTCCGTGACCTTGGCCTCCAGCTCGCGGCTGACCTTGCGCTCCACGAAGAAGGCGGCGGTGGGGACGGTGCCCGCGAGCAGCACCCACAGCAGCTTCGGGACCGGCCACTTGGCCTTGGAGCCCAGGTCGAAGGCGAAGACCAGGTAGACGACGTACAGCCAGCCGTGCGCGACGCTGACGACACGCGTGAAGTCCGCGGCACCGTCCAGGTCGAGCACGTACTTGCCGATCATCCCGAGGACCAACAGGACCAGCAGGACACCGGTGACGTAGGCCATGACGCGGTAGCGGGTCAGCACGCTCTTTTTCATGGCTACGAGCGTAACGACCGGTTCCGCACGATCTTCCGCCACCCCCGCCCGTCGTCGGGGCCCGGCAACGGGCCCCGCTAGGGGCGCTGGGCGGGACATCATGCGGCTCCGCCGCGTGGGCGCGACCGGCCCCCCACCGATCCGCAGTCGACGAACCGCGCCCGGCGGAGCTACTCGTCGAAGTCGTTCGCCGCCACTCTCAGCGGCCGCAGCATCGCGAAGATCTCCCGGCACTCCTCGGCGTCGTACACGCCGAGGCCGAAGTCCATCGCCATCAGGTCGCGAGTGGCGGCGTCACAGACCTCGCGGCCCTTGTCGGTGATGGAGGCGAGGGTGCCGCGGCCGTCGTTGGGGTTGGGGCGCTTGTCGACGAGACCGGACCGGGCGAGCCGGTCCACGGTGTTGGTCACCGACGTCGGATGCACCATCAGCCGTTCGCCGATCTTGGACATCGGCAGCTCGCCGGCCTTGGAGAAGGTGAGCAGCACCAGGGCCTCGTAGCGCGCGAACGTCAGCTCGTACGGCTTGACGACCGCGTCGACCTCGGCGAGGAGGATCTGGTGGGCGCGCATGATGGAGGTGATCGCGCCCATGGACGGCACGGATCCCCAGCGTTGCTTCCAGTGCTCGTCGGCACGGGCGATGGGATCGAAGGCAAGACTGAGCGGCTTCGGCACGGCAAGGACCCTACCGGCCGGTCATATCGTGGTCAGCCCCGTCTCGCGTATCGATATCCGCCCCCTTTTCCGCCTTCTCTCCCCGCCCCTTCACCGGCGCCTTCCCCTCGTCTCCCCGAACCCTTCCCGTACGCCGTACCTCCATCGCCAGGAGCACACAGCACACGGTCCCCAGCACGCCGACGCCGCCCACGACCGTGCTGACCGCCCAGATCTCGGCGGCCGCCCCGGCGAGCGCCATGCCGACGCCCTGGATCGTCATCAGTCCTGCCGTGTGCACGGTCATGGCCCGCCCGCGCAGTTCCTCGGGCACGGCGTCCACGAACCAGCGGTCGAGCCCGAGGGTGTACGCGCCCGCCGACCCGGCGAGCACCAGCACGAGCAGGATCCAGCCGAGGCCCGGGTGGAGGGGATAGAGGAGGAGCGGCAGGAGTCCGCCGCCCGCCAGGGGCAGGACGATCCGGGAGCGGGCCGCGGGCGACAGGGCGGCGCCGGCGTACAGCTCCCCCGCGATCGTCCCGACCGGCATCGCGCACATCAGCAGCCCGATCCAGGCCGTGCCGACCCCGGCCTCGTCCGCGTACGCGGCAGCCAGCGCCTCCGGCGCCACGACGAACATCGGCGGCACCCACAGGAGCAGCAGCAGCGCCCGGATCCGGCGGTCGCCCAGGACCTGCCGGGCGCCGGAGAGCGAGTACCGCACCAACGCCCCGCCCCCGGCCCGGGCCGGCCGGCGCCGCGTGCCCAGCCGCAGGAGCAGCGCCGAGGCGAGGAAGGTGCCCAGCGTGACGGCCAGTGCCCCGCGCGGTGACACGACGGTGAGCAGGACACCGCCGAGGCCGAAGCCCACGAGTACCGCGCTCTGCGACACGATCCGCAGCAGGGAGCGGCCGAGCACGAACAGGTCGCCGTCCCCGAGGATGTCGGTCAGCGTGGCCATCCGTGTCCCGCTGAACACCGGTGACACGGCCGCGATGACGCACCGCAGCACGAGCAGCGCGGCGACGGGTGTGGACGGCAGGGCCATCAGTGCCGCGCACCCGGCACACACCAGGTCGCAGACGACGAGCACCCGACGCGGCGGGAACCGGTCGGCCACGCCGGACAGCAGCGTGCCGCCCACCAGGTAGGGCAGGAAGCCCAGCGCGAACACCAGCGCGCTGAGCAGCGGCGACCCCGTCAGCTCGTACACGAGCACGGTCAGCGCGATCTCACTGACGACGACGCCGAGCAGCGAGAGCGCGTGTGCGAGGAACACGGCACGGAACTCGCGTACGGCGAAGACGGGACCGTAACCCGTCTTCTCGGGTGCGGGCAGCGTCGTGGTGCCCCTGTTCTCTTCCGGCATGTCCCGCAGCGTGCATGCGCGCGGGCCGCCCGCCGTAGAGTTTCGGTGTCAGCCGAATCTTCGCGATCGACCACGGCGGGAGGGCACGTGCCGTTCCATCTGCGCTTCGGCGAGGACGACCTCCTCAGGTGCCGCTTCGCGGTGTCCCCGCTGTGGGAGACCCAGGAGGCCGTCCGCACCCTCAACCGCCCCGAGCGGCACGGGTATCACGCGCACTGGCTCCGTCGTACGCGTTCGGCCGCCGCGGAGCTCGACCTCACACCGCTGTGGCTGCTGATGCCCCAGCGCGGGCACACTCCGGACTGGCTGGGACCTCCGCCGCTCGGCCCCTCGGCCACGTTCGACGAGGAGATCGCGGCGGTTCGCGGTGCCGACCCCGAGGCGGCCCGCGAGGACACCGCACTGGCGCTCGCGGACACCCCGGGCGCCCTCGAATCCCCGCGCGGGCGCTCCCTGCTGGCCGACCCGGTCCGCAT from Streptomyces sp. NBC_00258 includes:
- a CDS encoding MarR family winged helix-turn-helix transcriptional regulator; translated protein: MPKPLSLAFDPIARADEHWKQRWGSVPSMGAITSIMRAHQILLAEVDAVVKPYELTFARYEALVLLTFSKAGELPMSKIGERLMVHPTSVTNTVDRLARSGLVDKRPNPNDGRGTLASITDKGREVCDAATRDLMAMDFGLGVYDAEECREIFAMLRPLRVAANDFDE
- a CDS encoding MFS transporter, with amino-acid sequence MPEENRGTTTLPAPEKTGYGPVFAVREFRAVFLAHALSLLGVVVSEIALTVLVYELTGSPLLSALVFALGFLPYLVGGTLLSGVADRFPPRRVLVVCDLVCAGCAALMALPSTPVAALLVLRCVIAAVSPVFSGTRMATLTDILGDGDLFVLGRSLLRIVSQSAVLVGFGLGGVLLTVVSPRGALAVTLGTFLASALLLRLGTRRRPARAGGGALVRYSLSGARQVLGDRRIRALLLLLWVPPMFVVAPEALAAAYADEAGVGTAWIGLLMCAMPVGTIAGELYAGAALSPAARSRIVLPLAGGGLLPLLLYPLHPGLGWILLVLVLAGSAGAYTLGLDRWFVDAVPEELRGRAMTVHTAGLMTIQGVGMALAGAAAEIWAVSTVVGGVGVLGTVCCVLLAMEVRRTGRVRGDEGKAPVKGRGEKAEKGADIDTRDGADHDMTGR
- a CDS encoding DUF3817 domain-containing protein produces the protein MKKSVLTRYRVMAYVTGVLLVLLVLGMIGKYVLDLDGAADFTRVVSVAHGWLYVVYLVFAFDLGSKAKWPVPKLLWVLLAGTVPTAAFFVERKVSRELEAKVTEDAGAVAKA
- a CDS encoding acyl-CoA mutase large subunit family protein, with protein sequence MDADAIEEGRRRWQARYDASHKREADFTTLSGDAVEPVYGPRPGGDYDGFERIGWPGEYPFTRGLYATGYRGRTWTIRQFAGFGNAEQTNERYKKILANGGGGLSVAFDMPTLMGRDSDDPRSLGEVGHCGVAIDSAADMEVLFKDIPLGDVTTSMTISGPAVPVFCMYLVAAERQGVDPGVLNGTLQTDIFKEYIAQKEWLFQPEPHLRLIGDLMEHCAARIPAYKPLSVSGYHIREAGSTAAQELAYTLADGFGYVELGLSRGLDVDVFAPGLSFFFDAHVDFFEEIAKFRAARRIWARWMRDVYGARSEKAQWLRFHTQTAGVSLTAQQPYNNVVRTAVEALAAVLGGTNSLHTNALDETLALPSEQAAEIALRTQQVLMEETGVANVADPLGGSWYVEQLTDRIEADAERIFEQIRERGVRAHPDGVHPIGPVTSGILRGIEDGWFTGEIAESAFRYQRAVEKGEKRVVGVNVHHGSVTGDLEILRVGHEVEREQVRVLSGRRASRSESAVDAALRAMLGAARDGSNMIVPMLDAVRAEATLGEICDALRDEWGEYTEPAGF